The Sorex araneus isolate mSorAra2 chromosome 5, mSorAra2.pri, whole genome shotgun sequence genome has a segment encoding these proteins:
- the LOC101540620 gene encoding antizyme inhibitor 2-like: MCPAAQAKSTPPGRLDESQGAPGNVWYQELIMLRPGQSGQQVALRRTQELSKSNCCDPFMVADLDKLVSRHWAFCRALPRVTPFYAVKCNNSPWVLRILAALGTGFDCASQMELEQVLGLGVSPSRIIYANPCKAISSIQYAARHGVQLMTFDSEEELAKVAQYHPEARLVLRLWTHDTNSTFQLSSKFGARRQKWEHLFQSARDLGLAVVGVSFHVGSDCQSAHTFTQALEDCRHVIEMGRRMGCDMSLLDIGGGFPGKEGSEPKFEEMASVINDCLSRDFPERDGVAIISEPGRFYAESVFIAAVNIIAKKVESEPGGHRKFMYYLSEGHYGSFRILLRERDPRRPIVAKELSSDAPLFPCTLFGPTCDSMDLLSREEVQLPELDVGDWLLFPSMGAYTCVMSSTFNGFLPASICYAMGPAVRSLLETTP, translated from the exons ATGTGCCCGGCAGCACAGGCGAAGAGCACCCCACCGGGGAGACTGGACGAGAGCCAAGGGGCCCCTGGAAACGTGTGGTACCAGGAGCTCATCATGCTGAGGCCAGGGCAGTCGGGCCAGCAGGTGGCCCTGAGAAGGACCCAGGAGCTCTCCAAATCG AATTGCTGTGACCCCTTCATGGTGGCTGACTTGGACAAGCTGGTGAGCCGCCACTGGGCCTTCTGCCGGGCCCTGCCTCGGGTCACACCCTTCTACGCGGTCAAGTGCAATAACAGCCCCTGGGTGCTGCGCATCCTGGCAGCCCTGGGCACCGGCTTCGACTGTGCCAGCCAG ATGGAGCTGGAGCAGGTGCTGGGCCTGGGTGTGTCCCCGTCACGCATCATCTACGCCAACCCCTGCAAGGCCATCTCCTCCATCCAGTACGCTGCCCGCCACGGGGTGCAGCTGATGACCTTTGACAGCGAGGAGGAGCTGGCCAAGGTGGCCCAGTACCACCCCGAGGCCAG GCTGGTCCTCCGGCTATGGACCCACGACACCAACAGCACCTTCCAGCTGAGTTCCAAGTTTGGGGCTCGACGGCAGAAGTGGGAGCACCTGTTCCAGTCTGCCAGAGACCTGGGGCTGGCTGTGGTGGGGGTCAG CTTCCACGTGGGCTCCGACTGTCAGAGCGCCCACACCTTCACCCAGGCCCTGGAAGACTGTCGGCACGTGATTGAAATGGGCCGCAGGATGGGGTGTGACATGAGCCTCCTGGACATCGGAGGGGGTTTCCCTGGAAAGGAGGGCTCAGAGCCCAAGTTTGAGGAG ATGGCGAGTGTCATCAATGACTGCCTGAGCCGAGACTTCCCTGAGCGGGACGGTGTGGCCATTATCTCCGAGCCCGGCCGCTTCTACGCTGAGTCTGTGTTCATAGCTGCTGTCAACATCATTGCCAAGAAGGTTGAGTCGGAACCAG GTGGCCACCGCAAGTTCATGTACTACCTTAGTGAGGGCCACTACGGCAGCTTCCGTATCCTGCTGAGAGAACGCGACCCCAGGAGACCCATCGTGGCGAAG GAACTGAGCTCTGACGCTCCCCTCTTCCCCTGCACCCTCTTTGGCCCCACGTGCGACTCCATGGACCTGCTCTCCAGGGAGGAGGTGCAGCTGCCTGAACTGGACGTGGGCGACTGGCTGCTCTTCCCCTCCATGGGTGCCTACACGTGTGTCATGAGCTCCACCTTCAACGGCTTCCTGCCAGCCTCCATCTGCTATGCCATGGGGCCTGCTGTCAG GAGCCTGCTGGAGACAACCCCTTAA